From the Balearica regulorum gibbericeps isolate bBalReg1 chromosome 4, bBalReg1.pri, whole genome shotgun sequence genome, one window contains:
- the FGB gene encoding fibrinogen beta chain produces the protein MGREGTSPCQSCWWEKVTELLKPASTMKLLLLFLLCVSSIKSQAVADYDDEDESPQLGVRGHRPLDKRREAAPTLRPVAPPISGTGYQPRPPKRVKPGDRKEHIIYPDAGGCKHPLEELGVLCPTGCELQTTLVKQEKSVKSVVRDLKDKVSKLSETSTTFYEYVTVLDDKLVKTQKQRKDNDDILSQYNTEVELHYNYIKDNLDNNIPSSLRVLRAVVDSLHKKIQKLENAIATQVDYCRSPCVVSCNIPVVSGKECEDIIRKGGEVSEMYLIQPDPFVRPYRAYCDMQTDNGGWTLIQNRQDGSVNFGREWDQYKKGFGNVAKSGGKNYCDTPGEYWLGNDKISQLTKIGPTEVLIEMEDWNGDKVSAHYGGFTIQNEGNKYQLSVSNYKGNAGNALMEGASQVHGENRTMTIHNGMYFSTYDRDNDGWLTTDPRKQCSKEDGGGWWYNRCHSANPNGRYYWGGTYSWDMAKHGTDDGVVWMNWKGSWYSMKKMSMKIRPYFPH, from the exons ATGGGAAGAGAGGGGACCTCTCCTTGtcagagctgctggtgggagAAGGTCACTGAGCTGCTCAAGCCAGCCAGCACCATGAAACTgctcctgctcttcctgctcTGTGTTTCCTCCATTAAATCCCAGGCTGTTGCTGACTATGATGACGAG GACGAGAGCCCTCAGCTCGGGGTTCGAGGCCACCGACCCCTGGACAAAAGGCGGGAAGCGGCCCCCACGCTCCGACCCGTGGCACCTCCCATCAGCGGAACCGGGTACCAGCCCCGGCCCCCAAAGCGGGTGAAGCCGGGCGACAGGAAGGAACATATCATCTACCCCGACGCTGGTGGCTGCAAGCATCCTCTAGAGGAGCTG ggagtgCTGTGTCCAACTGGATGTGAGCTGCAAACTACACtggtaaaacaggaaaaaagtgtgaaatcAGTTGTTCGTGACCTGAAGGACAAAGTGAGCAAACTGTCTGAAACCTCTACAACTTTCTATGAATATGTGACTGTTCTAGATGATAAATTGGTAAAGAcgcaaaaacaaagaaaag aCAATGATGATATACTTTCTCAGTACAACACAGAAGTGGAATTGCATTATAATTATATAAAGGATAATCTGGACAATAACATCCCATCTAGCCTCAGGGTCCTCCGTGCAGTTGTGGATTCTTTACACAAAAAGAtacaaaaactggaaaatgcCATTGCAACCCAGGTGGACTACTGCCGTTCACCATGTGTTGTTTCCTGCAATATTCCAGTGGTTTCAGGCAAAG AATGTGAGGATATTATCAGAAAGGGAGGTGAGGTATCTGAAATGTACCTCATCCAGCCAGATCCTTTCGTCAGACCATACAGAGCATACTGTGACATGCAAACAGATAATGGAG GCTGGACTTTGATTCAGAACCGCCAGGATGGCAGTGTTAATTTTGGAAGAGAATGGGATCAATATAAAAAAGGATTTGGAAATGTTGCGAAGAGTGGAGGGAAGAACTACTGTGATACACCAG GTGAATATTGGCTTGGAAATGACAAGATCAGCCAGCTTACCAAAATAGGGCCCACTGAAGTTTTAATTGAAATGGAGGACTGGAATGGTGATAAAGTATCAGCTCATTACGGAGGTTTCACCATACAGAATGAAGGAAACAAGTATCAGCTCTCAGTTAGTAACTACAAAGGCAATGCAGGCAATGCACTGATGGAAGGAGCTTCACAGGTGCACGGAGAAAACAGGACAATGACAATTCACAACGGCATGTACTTCAGTACTTACGACAGAGACAACGATGGATG GTTAACCACAGATCCAAGAAAACAGTGCTCCAAAGAAGATGGTGGTGGATGGTGGTACAACCGCTGCCACTCAGCCAACCCCAACGGCAGATACTATTGGGGAGGCACCTACAGCTGGGATATGGCAAAACACGGTACAGATGATGGTGTTGTGTGGATGAACTGGAAAGGGTCATGGTACTCAATGAAGAAGATGAGCATGAAAATCAGGCCATACTTTCCACATTAA
- the LOC142601726 gene encoding fibrinogen alpha chain-like, with protein sequence MDGSVNFNRTWQDYKRGFGSVDGRGRGEFWLGNENIHLLTQNNTLLRVELEDWDGNAVYAEYILQVGSEAQGYTLAVSSYKGTAGDALIAGWLEEGAEYTSHAQMRFSTFDRDQDRWEENCAEMYGGGWWYNSCQAANLNGVYYLGGHYDPRYNIPYEIENGVVWLPFRASDYSLKIVRMKIRPIETL encoded by the coding sequence ATGGATGGATCAGTGAATTTTAACCGGACCTGGCAAGACTACAAGAGAGGTTTCGGCAGCGTGGATGGCAGAGGGCGAGGAGAGTTCTGGCTGGGCAATGAAAACATACACTTGCTGACTCAGAACAACACTCTCCTTCGGGTAGAGTTAGAGGACTGGGATGGAAACGCTGTGTATGCAGAGTATATCTTACAGGTAGGGTCTGAAGCACAAGGGTACACCCTTGCCGTGTCCTCCTACAAGGGGACCGCCGGGGATGCGCTGATCGCCGGCTGGCTGGAGGAGGGCGCCGAATACACGTCCCATGCCCAGATGCGGTTCAGCACCTTCGACCGGGACCAGGACCGCTGGGAGGAGAACTGCGCGGAGATGTACGGGGGCGGCTGGTGGTACAACAGCTGCCAGGCAGCCAACCTCAACGGCGTTTACTACCTGGGGGGCCACTACGACCCCAGGTACAACATTCCTTATGAGATCGAAAACGGCGTGGTCTGGCTGCCATTTAGAGCCTCTGACTATTCCCTCAAAATTGTTAGAATGAAAATCAGGCCCATAGAAACCCTGTAG
- the LOC104637299 gene encoding fibrinogen alpha chain, whose amino-acid sequence MISVRILCGLLCLNLAWAQSGESAFEKEGAGVRGPRIVEHMSQSTCQYEKNWPICADDDWGTKCPSGCRMQGLIDETDQDYSHRIDKIKQLLAENQNNYKKSNRIIVETINVIKPNLDTAQQTDETYGHVSGELRRRIVTLKQRVVTQVNRIKALQSSIQEQVVEMKRLEVDIDIKIRACKGSCARSFEYQVDKESYDNIQKQLTQANSINLHPELQTVTLSTLKMRPLKDSNVPEHFKHKPLPEMQALNIINNIRQMQVVLERPETDSSPSRGDSFYHTAESRGDVPSHTSKLVTPTHGREILNLGDKTTSTVRRCTKTITKRIVTGPDGPREEVVEKMVSSDGSDCSYLQGAGNVGGEGGMYHVGGTDDLHKLERLFPELESFFNPDSPSTASRHFDGSSSISTSSHVTGTGTTHLGTRVSGHAGTYGGKGKFTDLGEEEEDDFRGLHLQPSGFPSGSESHSKTVVTSSSFNKGGSTFETKSLKTREISEQLGGLQHDQSAEDTPDFQARSFRPPRVKQRTASTGKGTQASQK is encoded by the exons ATGATATCAGTGAGGATCCTCTGTGGGTTGCTGTGCCTCAACTTAGCCTGG GCACAAAGTGGAGAAAGTGCCTTTGAAAAGGAGGGTGCGGGAGTGCGTGGTCCCAGGATTGTGGAGCACATGTCCCAGTCCACCTGCCAGTATGAGAAGAACTGGCCCATCTGTGCGGACGATGACTGG GGTACAAAATGTCCATCAGGTTGCAGAATGCAAGGACTGATTGATGAAACAGACCAGGATTATAGTCACAGAATAGACAAAATCAAGCAGCTGCTtgcagaaaatcaaaacaactaTAAAAAATCCAATCGGATAATTGTGGAAACCataaatgtaataaaaccaaacctggACACTGCTCAGC agacTGATGAGACCTACGGCCACGTGTCAGGAGAACTGAGGCGGAGAATTGTGACATTAAAGCAGAGAGTTGTCACTCAAGTAAACAGAATtaaagctctgcagagcagcatccaAGAACAGGTGGTGGAGATGAAGCGCTTGGAG GTGGACATTGATATTAAGATACGAGCTTGCAAAGGATCCTGTGCTAGAAGTTTTGAATACCAGGTGGACAAAGAAAGCTACGACAACATCCAGAAGCAGCTTACCCAAGCCAACTCCATCAACTTGCACCCAGAGCTTCAAACAGTCACCTTGAGCACACTGAAAATGAGGCCACTTAAGGACTCAAATGTTCCGGAGCATTTTAAGCATAAGCCTCTGCCAGAAATGCAGGCTCTGAACATAATTAATAACATCAGGCAGATGCAAGTGGTGTTAGAAAGACCAGAAACAGACTCAAGCCCCTCCCGAGGCGACAGCTTCTATCACACGGCAGAATCGAGGGGGGATGTACCTTCCCACACTAGCAAATTAGTTACTCCTACTCATGGGAGAGAAATCCTTAATCTGGGAGACAAAACCACTTCCACTGTTCGTAGATGCACCAAAACTATCACCAAAAGAATTGTCACTGGCCCTGATGGCCCTAGAGAAGAAGTAGTTGAAAAAATGGTTTCTTCTGATGGCTCAGACTGCTCCTATTTACAAGGAGCAGGAAATgttggaggggaagggggcaTGTACCATGTTGGTGGGACAGATGACTTACACAAGCTAGAGAGGTTATTCCCTGAGCTAGAGTCATTTTTTAACCCTGACTCTCCATCCACTGCTAGTAGGCACTTTGATGGGTCTAGCAGCATTTCAACTAGCAGCCACGTAACTGGCACAGGCACTACCCACTTAGGTACTCGAGTATCCGGTCATGCAGGGACTTATGGGGGGAAAGGCAAATTTACAGACttaggagaggaggaagaagatgacTTTAGAGGACTTCACCTTCAGCCATCTGGATTCCCATCTGGCAGTGAAAGTCATTCCAAGACTGTAGTGACCAGCTCCTCTTTCAACAAGGGAGGCTCCACTTTCGAAACAAAATCACTAAAGACCCGTGAAATATCTGAGCAGCTAGGTGGGTTGCAACATGATCAGAGTGCAGAGGATACCCCAGACTTTCAGGCACGCAGCTTCAGACCACCAAGAGTGAAGCAAAGGACAGCCAGCACTGGGAAAGGTACACAGGCATCACAGAAGTAG